A window of the Dyadobacter pollutisoli genome harbors these coding sequences:
- the era gene encoding GTPase Era, whose translation MEEKPEANIPLRNHRAGFVSIIGKPNVGKSTLMNVLVGERMSIITSKAQTTRHRIMGILNGKHEDIPFQLVYSDTPGVIKPSYKLHDSMMTFVKGSLEDADVVLFVAEVGERAAEHEVLPLLKRADAPIVLVLNKIDLSNDEQVKLKIAEWENEIQPAAIIPISALHQANIATLFDAVITRLPFHPPYFGEDELTDKPERFFASEILREKIFLNYRQEIPYSSEVVIAEFKERDDMIVIRAEILVERKSQKGIIIGEKGEMLKKIGIQARHDLEEFFGKKVFLEQHVKVEPDWRSKENKLRQFGYDE comes from the coding sequence ATGGAAGAAAAACCAGAAGCAAATATCCCCTTACGCAATCATCGTGCTGGATTCGTCAGCATTATAGGAAAGCCAAATGTAGGCAAGTCCACGCTCATGAATGTGCTGGTAGGCGAGCGAATGTCTATCATTACCTCCAAAGCACAGACCACCAGGCACCGTATTATGGGAATACTCAATGGAAAACATGAGGATATTCCTTTTCAGTTGGTGTACTCCGATACACCAGGAGTGATCAAGCCGTCATACAAGTTGCATGATTCGATGATGACTTTTGTAAAAGGGTCATTGGAAGATGCTGATGTAGTTTTATTCGTAGCTGAAGTGGGCGAGAGGGCCGCAGAACATGAGGTACTGCCATTACTTAAACGGGCAGATGCCCCCATTGTTCTGGTTTTAAATAAAATCGATTTATCGAATGATGAGCAGGTAAAACTGAAAATAGCAGAATGGGAGAACGAGATCCAGCCAGCTGCGATTATTCCAATATCTGCATTGCACCAGGCTAATATTGCTACGTTATTCGACGCGGTTATTACGAGATTGCCGTTTCACCCGCCCTATTTTGGTGAAGATGAACTAACCGACAAGCCTGAGCGTTTCTTTGCTTCTGAAATATTACGCGAGAAAATTTTTCTGAATTACCGCCAGGAGATTCCATACAGCTCCGAAGTGGTTATTGCGGAATTCAAAGAAAGAGATGATATGATCGTGATCCGTGCCGAAATTCTGGTGGAACGCAAGAGCCAGAAGGGGATTATTATCGGAGAAAAGGGAGAAATGCTGAAAAAGATAGGTATCCAGGCCAGGCATGATCTGGAAGAGTTTTTTGGTAAAAAGGTATTTCTTGAACAACATGTAAAAGTAGAACCGGACTGGAGAAGCAAAGAAAACAAACTGCGCCAGTTTGGATATGACGAATAA
- the der gene encoding ribosome biogenesis GTPase Der: MANIISIVGRPNVGKSTLFNRLTESRKAIMDNQSGVTRDRHYGYGEWTDQYFTVIDTGGYVVGSEDIFEGAIREQVELAIEESTVVLFMVDTMTGLTDLDKDFANVLRKFNKPVYLVANKAETNERYLSAAEFYELGLGDEIFAISAQTGFGTGDLLDRVIQHFETAGVEDPEAGIPRIAIMGRPNVGKSSFLNVLTGTDRSIVTDIAGTTRDAIHTHYNAFGMEFILTDTAGLRRKSRVNEDIEYYSTLRSVKAMEESDVCIILLDATLGLEGQDLTIIGLADKAKKGIVIMVNKWDLVEKDSKTADAFKKSLLERLAPMNYMPIIFASVVEKQRIHQVMEKAMEVYQNKTKKISTSKLNDVMQKEIEKYPPPADRGKYINIKYMIQLPTPSPTFVFFSSNPKHVKDPYLRYLENRMRENFDFSGVPITIFFREK; the protein is encoded by the coding sequence ATGGCAAATATAATATCGATAGTTGGTCGCCCTAATGTGGGCAAATCCACCTTATTCAACCGTCTTACCGAAAGCCGCAAGGCGATTATGGATAACCAAAGCGGTGTTACGCGTGACAGGCATTATGGTTACGGAGAATGGACAGACCAATATTTTACAGTAATTGACACAGGGGGATACGTAGTAGGGTCAGAAGATATTTTTGAAGGAGCGATCCGCGAACAGGTAGAGCTGGCCATTGAAGAAAGTACAGTAGTGCTTTTTATGGTCGATACAATGACGGGTCTGACGGATTTGGACAAGGATTTTGCAAACGTGCTCCGTAAGTTTAACAAACCGGTATATCTGGTTGCTAATAAGGCAGAAACCAACGAGAGATATCTGTCGGCAGCAGAATTTTATGAATTGGGACTGGGAGACGAAATCTTTGCTATATCAGCCCAAACGGGTTTTGGTACCGGAGATTTACTGGACCGTGTTATACAGCATTTTGAAACAGCGGGAGTTGAAGATCCCGAAGCGGGTATTCCTCGTATTGCGATTATGGGACGTCCCAATGTTGGAAAATCATCGTTCCTGAACGTGCTTACGGGTACTGACAGAAGCATTGTTACCGACATTGCAGGTACAACCCGCGACGCCATTCATACTCACTACAATGCGTTTGGGATGGAATTTATTTTGACTGATACAGCCGGTTTGCGTCGGAAATCACGTGTTAATGAAGACATTGAGTACTACTCGACGTTGCGGTCGGTGAAAGCGATGGAGGAGTCCGACGTTTGTATCATACTGCTGGATGCTACATTGGGATTGGAAGGACAGGACCTTACCATTATCGGATTGGCCGACAAAGCCAAGAAAGGTATTGTGATCATGGTCAATAAGTGGGATTTGGTAGAAAAGGACTCCAAAACCGCAGATGCATTCAAAAAGAGCCTGCTCGAAAGACTCGCCCCGATGAATTATATGCCTATCATTTTCGCCTCTGTGGTTGAAAAGCAGCGTATCCACCAGGTAATGGAGAAAGCAATGGAAGTTTATCAGAACAAGACGAAGAAAATCTCAACATCCAAGTTGAATGATGTGATGCAGAAAGAGATTGAAAAATATCCTCCTCCTGCGGATCGTGGTAAGTATATCAATATCAAGTACATGATCCAGCTGCCGACACCTTCGCCTACTTTTGTGTTTTTCAGCAGCAATCCCAAACATGTAAAGGATCCTTACCTGCGTTATCTTGAAAATAGAATGCGTGAGAATTTCGATTTTTCGGGTGTTCCGATTACGATCTTCTTTAGAGAAAAATAA
- a CDS encoding RES family NAD+ phosphorylase, translating into MPQVYRIIKEKFRNEALSTEGSRLFGARWNPKGIGVLYTTSTPELGLVETLAHAPGVRYEDLPVYWLSSIHIPDDIRYYSKDQMPDFWQDKNYERTQYWLKDWLMKPDVLAIGIPSVIVPFSQNIIIHPRHPLFTEVSLLAQERIPIDKRLWRQ; encoded by the coding sequence ATGCCGCAGGTCTATAGAATAATCAAAGAAAAATTCAGGAATGAGGCGCTTTCAACAGAAGGCAGCCGCTTATTCGGTGCCCGGTGGAATCCAAAAGGAATCGGTGTTTTATACACAACTTCTACCCCTGAACTTGGGCTGGTGGAGACGCTCGCGCACGCTCCCGGCGTGAGATACGAGGATTTACCTGTTTACTGGTTATCGTCCATCCACATTCCAGACGACATTCGGTATTACTCCAAAGATCAAATGCCGGACTTTTGGCAGGATAAAAATTACGAAAGGACACAGTATTGGCTTAAAGATTGGCTTATGAAGCCCGATGTACTGGCGATCGGTATCCCTTCTGTCATTGTTCCGTTTTCCCAGAATATCATTATACATCCCCGCCATCCGCTTTTTACCGAAGTATCCCTCCTAGCACAGGAAAGAATACCTATTGATAAGCGTCTCTGGCGTCAATAA
- a CDS encoding nicotinamidase, translating to MKNTALLIIDAQFDFCDPSGALFVPGAEQDVERIARLIALEGDKISSIFVTLDTHRVLDIAHPLFWEDRNGNTVAPFTLITTAAVKDGKWTPRYHPEYVLHYLETLEAEGEFKHFIWPEHCLIGSKGAALDDTILHALLAWTHRTGRDYEAVVKGMNPLTEHFGVFKAQVPVANAPETELNQSFLAELEAFDRVLIAGEARSHCVATSINQILKYAPALVPKVSVLADCISDVTNWGHLADPIFENAKEKGMTFLKASSIIL from the coding sequence ATGAAAAATACTGCATTGCTGATCATTGACGCTCAGTTTGATTTCTGTGATCCCTCGGGTGCGCTCTTTGTACCAGGCGCCGAGCAGGATGTGGAGCGAATCGCCAGGCTTATTGCGCTCGAAGGAGACAAAATAAGTAGCATTTTCGTGACCCTGGACACACATCGCGTCCTTGACATTGCTCATCCATTATTTTGGGAAGATAGAAACGGCAATACCGTTGCGCCATTTACGCTGATCACCACTGCTGCTGTGAAGGATGGCAAATGGACGCCGAGATATCATCCGGAGTATGTGCTACACTACCTTGAAACGCTGGAAGCGGAAGGTGAATTTAAGCATTTCATCTGGCCTGAACATTGTCTGATAGGTTCCAAGGGCGCGGCATTGGATGACACAATCCTTCACGCGCTCCTTGCCTGGACGCATCGCACTGGCAGGGATTACGAGGCTGTTGTGAAAGGAATGAACCCGCTTACGGAACATTTTGGTGTTTTCAAGGCACAGGTACCCGTTGCCAATGCGCCGGAAACAGAGCTGAATCAATCGTTTTTGGCAGAACTGGAAGCATTTGACCGCGTACTGATTGCCGGGGAGGCCCGCTCGCATTGTGTTGCTACCAGTATCAATCAAATCCTGAAATATGCGCCTGCATTGGTCCCCAAAGTATCAGTCCTAGCCGACTGTATTTCTGACGTTACCAACTGGGGACATCTTGCTGATCCGATTTTTGAAAATGCAAAGGAAAAAGGAATGACTTTTTTAAAAGCTTCCTCGATCATTCTTTGA
- a CDS encoding antitoxin Xre/MbcA/ParS toxin-binding domain-containing protein: MAGLLLFQEDFVPYGMKPASDFNVIKTSREGVLRSVADDVSNLVGLTDNEIAYVLGMTPRNLHRIQAEKRLGTEASERLLLLRNVIIHALDTFEGKENTVRNWLRTPINELNDQSPLQLMDTITGFGLVDDVLGRLDYGLPA, from the coding sequence ATGGCTGGCTTACTTTTGTTTCAGGAAGATTTTGTTCCCTATGGCATGAAACCTGCGTCGGATTTCAATGTGATCAAAACGTCCCGGGAAGGGGTTTTGAGATCAGTGGCCGACGATGTTTCAAATCTGGTAGGGCTTACAGATAATGAAATCGCGTATGTGCTGGGCATGACCCCCCGAAATCTGCATCGCATTCAGGCTGAGAAAAGATTAGGTACTGAGGCTTCGGAGCGGTTGCTTTTACTACGGAATGTCATTATTCACGCCCTGGACACTTTTGAAGGAAAAGAAAACACAGTTCGTAATTGGCTGAGAACGCCAATCAATGAACTGAACGACCAATCTCCCCTGCAACTAATGGATACAATTACCGGCTTTGGGCTGGTGGATGATGTCCTGGGACGTTTGGATTATGGTCTTCCTGCCTGA
- a CDS encoding fumarylacetoacetate hydrolase family protein gives MKLYKTENGIILENEDVFYRLHETDWDFVVNRDNLYEWLELQTESLIALTFTDDVPMPEVLAPIGSQEVWASGVTYFRSRTARMEESEKAGGGSFYDRVYEAERPELFFKSTAWRVVGNHGTVRIRRDSTWDVPEPELTLFASSSGTLVGYTIGNDMSSRSIEGENPLYLPQAKSYTGSAALGPCLYIPQFPLGDDTVIDLAIVRGGEEVFSGEVALSQMKRKPDELLHFLFREMAFPQGCYLMTGTGIIPPSDFTLQKDDTVHISIEPIGTLTNVVG, from the coding sequence ATGAAACTCTATAAAACCGAAAACGGCATAATTCTCGAAAATGAGGACGTATTTTACCGTTTGCACGAGACTGACTGGGATTTTGTCGTTAACAGGGATAATCTGTATGAATGGCTGGAATTACAAACCGAAAGTCTGATAGCCCTTACTTTTACGGACGATGTACCGATGCCAGAAGTTCTGGCACCCATTGGTTCTCAGGAGGTTTGGGCATCTGGCGTTACTTATTTCAGAAGCCGTACCGCGAGGATGGAAGAGTCTGAAAAAGCAGGCGGCGGCAGTTTTTACGACCGTGTATACGAGGCAGAACGGCCAGAGCTATTCTTCAAGTCAACAGCGTGGCGGGTTGTAGGAAACCACGGTACTGTGCGCATTCGCCGCGATTCTACCTGGGATGTGCCGGAGCCGGAACTTACACTTTTTGCTTCCTCATCAGGAACGCTGGTTGGCTACACGATTGGCAATGATATGAGCTCCCGCAGCATTGAAGGTGAAAATCCATTATATCTCCCTCAGGCTAAGTCATATACCGGTAGTGCTGCCTTGGGACCCTGCCTGTATATTCCTCAATTTCCTTTGGGCGATGATACGGTGATCGACCTGGCAATTGTTCGTGGCGGGGAAGAGGTTTTCAGCGGAGAAGTGGCTTTGTCTCAAATGAAACGCAAGCCCGACGAATTGCTCCATTTCCTGTTTCGCGAAATGGCATTCCCGCAAGGTTGCTATCTCATGACAGGAACCGGGATCATTCCGCCTTCTGATTTTACTTTGCAAAAGGATGATACTGTACACATTAGCATTGAGCCCATCGGCACATTGACTAATGTAGTAGGATAA
- the uvrA gene encoding excinuclease ABC subunit UvrA, with the protein MMQLSVPRIEAAQFDDLDPRQYILIKGARVNNLKNIDVAIPRNKLVVITGLSGSGKSSLAFDTLFAEGQRMYVESLSSYARQFLGRMEKPEVEYIKGISPAIAIEQKVNTRNPRSTVGTSTEIYDYLKLLFARIGHTYSPVSGDLVRKDSVTDVVNFMLAHEEGARVMILAPLLIREGRSQTEELTILLSKGYTRIVLNDEVVSIEDVLEKPDHYTQAGNQIFILIDRAGIKHDDEDTQYRLSDSVQTAFFEGEGVCIVQVVNGEKRVFSDKFELDGMTFEEPTVNLFSFNNPYGACKRCEGFGKVLGIDPDLVIPDKSLSVYEGAIAPWRTEKMNEWLVPLVRNGIKFDYPIHRPYKDLTPEQKELLWTGNQYFQGINDFVSELESQTHKIQYRVMLSRFRGRTTCPDCRGSRLRKDASFVKVGGVSITDLVLMPIKDVSVFFKNVEIGEHDRQIAKRVLTEIETRLDYMNRVGLGYLTLNRLTSTLSGGEFQRIKLATSLGSALVGSMYILDEPSIGLHPRDTQRLVGVLESLRDLGNTVIVVEHEEEVMHAADQIIDIGPEAGTGGGHVVFQGNWEDIESLRDTDLQESAVKSHTLDFLLENDSIPVPSVRRKSLHHLEIKGARENNLKELDVKIPLNTLTVVTGVSGSGKSTLIRKILYPALMRLKGEFSEEVGRFDELAGSIDRIETVEMIDQNPIGKSSRSNPVTYIKAYDYIRQMMADLPLSKARGYKPSHFSFNVDGGRCEVCQGEGQVKIEMQFMADIYLTCEGCNGKRFKQEIQEVRYQEKDVAEILDMTVDEAIAFFRPSEPKLADKLMPLQEVGLGYVGLGQSSNTLSGGEAQRVKLASFLGKGSSNKGKMLFIFDEPTTGLHFHDIKKLLKAINALVEQGDSVIIIEHNMEIIKSADWIIDLGPEGGDGGGYLTFTGTPEEMTKLENNYTANFLKEKI; encoded by the coding sequence ATGATGCAATTATCTGTGCCCCGGATTGAGGCTGCCCAATTCGACGATCTGGATCCGAGACAATATATTCTGATCAAAGGTGCCCGAGTTAATAATCTTAAAAATATTGATGTAGCGATCCCACGTAACAAACTGGTGGTCATTACAGGGTTATCGGGCTCGGGAAAATCTTCCCTGGCATTTGATACATTGTTCGCAGAAGGCCAGCGAATGTATGTGGAAAGCCTCAGCAGCTATGCACGCCAGTTTCTGGGCCGAATGGAAAAACCAGAGGTGGAGTATATCAAAGGCATTTCTCCCGCCATTGCCATTGAACAGAAAGTCAATACCCGCAACCCCCGGTCAACGGTTGGTACCTCCACGGAGATTTACGATTATCTCAAACTGCTTTTTGCGCGGATAGGACATACATATTCTCCTGTTTCTGGTGACCTGGTCCGGAAGGATTCGGTTACTGATGTCGTAAATTTTATGCTGGCCCATGAAGAAGGGGCACGCGTGATGATATTGGCGCCATTACTGATCCGGGAAGGACGTTCGCAGACGGAAGAACTGACGATCCTGCTTTCCAAAGGATATACCCGAATTGTGTTGAATGATGAGGTGGTATCCATTGAAGATGTTCTGGAAAAACCTGATCACTATACCCAGGCTGGCAACCAGATATTTATTCTGATAGACCGTGCAGGAATCAAGCATGACGACGAGGATACGCAATACCGGCTTTCGGATTCAGTTCAAACTGCGTTTTTTGAAGGCGAAGGCGTTTGTATCGTTCAAGTTGTGAATGGAGAAAAAAGGGTTTTCTCTGATAAATTTGAATTGGACGGAATGACCTTCGAAGAGCCTACTGTCAATCTTTTCAGCTTTAACAATCCCTATGGAGCGTGTAAAAGGTGTGAAGGCTTTGGCAAGGTGCTTGGAATTGATCCTGACCTGGTGATACCCGATAAGAGCCTTTCTGTTTATGAAGGTGCCATCGCTCCCTGGCGGACCGAGAAAATGAATGAGTGGCTTGTGCCCCTGGTACGCAACGGTATCAAGTTCGACTACCCTATCCACAGACCTTACAAGGACCTTACACCGGAACAAAAAGAACTTCTCTGGACCGGTAATCAATATTTTCAGGGTATTAATGATTTTGTGTCGGAACTGGAATCTCAGACACACAAGATCCAGTACCGCGTGATGCTTTCGCGGTTTCGCGGTCGCACCACCTGCCCGGATTGTCGTGGATCAAGACTACGGAAAGATGCTTCATTCGTCAAAGTAGGCGGCGTTTCCATTACTGATCTGGTTTTAATGCCAATCAAAGATGTTTCTGTTTTTTTCAAAAATGTGGAAATCGGAGAACATGATCGGCAGATAGCGAAACGGGTATTGACTGAAATTGAAACACGGCTGGATTATATGAACCGGGTCGGCCTTGGATACCTGACACTGAATCGGTTAACCAGTACATTATCAGGTGGAGAGTTTCAGCGCATCAAGCTCGCTACCTCGCTGGGAAGTGCGCTTGTGGGCTCTATGTACATTCTGGATGAACCCAGTATAGGGCTTCACCCGAGAGATACGCAAAGGCTGGTAGGTGTTCTCGAATCGCTGCGTGACCTGGGTAACACCGTCATTGTGGTGGAACACGAAGAAGAAGTCATGCACGCCGCTGACCAGATCATCGACATTGGCCCCGAAGCGGGTACAGGTGGCGGGCATGTGGTTTTTCAGGGTAATTGGGAGGACATTGAAAGCTTACGCGACACCGATCTTCAGGAAAGCGCGGTGAAATCACATACGCTGGATTTTCTTCTGGAAAATGATTCTATTCCTGTTCCTTCTGTCCGGAGAAAATCATTGCATCACCTGGAAATCAAAGGCGCAAGAGAGAATAATTTGAAAGAACTCGATGTAAAAATCCCTTTAAATACGCTCACGGTGGTAACTGGTGTCAGCGGATCGGGGAAATCCACATTGATCCGAAAGATATTATACCCTGCATTAATGCGTTTGAAAGGCGAATTCAGCGAGGAAGTAGGACGTTTTGACGAGCTGGCGGGGAGTATAGACCGCATTGAGACTGTTGAAATGATCGACCAGAACCCGATCGGAAAATCATCCCGCTCCAATCCTGTTACCTACATCAAGGCTTACGATTATATCAGACAAATGATGGCCGATCTGCCATTGTCAAAAGCCAGAGGATATAAACCTTCCCATTTTTCCTTCAATGTGGATGGTGGAAGATGTGAAGTATGCCAGGGTGAAGGCCAGGTGAAGATTGAGATGCAGTTCATGGCGGACATTTACCTGACTTGCGAAGGCTGCAACGGAAAACGCTTTAAACAGGAAATTCAGGAGGTACGCTACCAGGAGAAAGATGTCGCGGAAATCCTCGATATGACTGTGGACGAAGCCATTGCGTTTTTCAGGCCTTCGGAACCAAAGCTGGCCGATAAACTGATGCCGTTGCAGGAGGTAGGGCTTGGTTATGTGGGACTTGGACAATCTTCCAACACATTGTCGGGAGGAGAGGCTCAGCGCGTTAAACTGGCGTCATTCCTCGGTAAAGGCTCTTCCAATAAAGGCAAGATGCTCTTTATTTTTGATGAACCGACTACCGGCCTTCATTTTCATGACATCAAAAAATTGTTGAAAGCGATTAATGCATTGGTAGAGCAAGGCGACAGCGTGATCATCATTGAGCATAACATGGAAATCATCAAAAGTGCTGACTGGATCATCGACCTTGGACCCGAGGGAGGTGATGGCGGAGGATATCTCACATTTACAGGTACACCCGAAGAAATGACCAAATTAGAGAATAATTATACTGCCAATTTCCTGAAAGAGAAGATATAA
- a CDS encoding LTA synthase family protein encodes MSFQFNAAGFGWRVHQVLLLRLLGIMILFTVCRVLFYWFNISFFPGIDAGQAIRLLLGGVRFDIVAVLYTNILYVVLILAPFTFKFRKNYQKALDYLFIGTNSIALLANCADFIYYRFTIKRSTWTVLQEFSHENNLSKLFLGFLIHYWYVFLIWVLLVIAIVYITKKWKVTERPSKPAWQIFLLHSILMAGAVFLFIGGVRGGFLHSTRPITLSNAGEYVNKPKEMFIVLNTPFCIYKTLKQTDYERVNFFSDDNELNSIYSPIHYPEANGQAFQPKNVVILIWESFGKEMVGGYNHHLENGQYKGYTPFIDSLMQHSKVNWYSFANGAKSIEAIPSVLTSIPGMIEPFILTRYTDNKLPSLPELLQEKGYNTSFFHGAPNGSMGFQAFTNLIGVKNYYGKTEYNNDADYDGIWGIWDEEFLQFWGSKMNTFKQPFISTLFTVSSHDPFQIPERYKGEFPKGALPIYETMGYTDQSLRKFFDKVKTMPWFNNTLFIITADHSATFAHYPEYQTAAGNFSVPILFYAPGDSTMNGIDRTTLVQQIDILPSVLGYLHYDKPYFAYGKNIFGKVPLNFAVNYDGGYQWFNGPYILQFDGRKTVGLYNYQEDKLLKNNLMGQIPKVQEPMELQVKAFIQQYSNRMLDDRLIVPTPGTLSSLKK; translated from the coding sequence ATGAGTTTTCAATTTAACGCTGCCGGTTTCGGGTGGCGTGTGCATCAGGTGCTGCTGCTCAGGCTGCTCGGCATCATGATATTATTTACAGTCTGCAGAGTGCTGTTTTATTGGTTTAACATTTCGTTCTTTCCCGGGATTGATGCAGGCCAGGCGATCAGATTGTTGCTTGGAGGAGTGCGATTTGACATTGTGGCTGTACTTTATACCAATATTCTTTATGTCGTTTTAATCCTCGCACCGTTTACATTCAAGTTCAGGAAAAATTATCAGAAGGCGCTGGATTATCTTTTTATCGGGACCAACAGCATTGCATTGCTTGCTAATTGCGCTGACTTTATTTACTACCGCTTTACGATCAAAAGAAGCACCTGGACAGTTTTACAGGAATTTTCGCACGAAAATAACCTTTCCAAATTGTTCCTCGGGTTTTTGATTCATTACTGGTATGTTTTCCTGATATGGGTTTTGTTGGTCATTGCGATCGTTTATATTACTAAAAAGTGGAAAGTTACAGAGCGTCCGTCGAAACCTGCCTGGCAGATTTTCCTGCTCCACAGCATATTAATGGCAGGGGCGGTATTTCTTTTTATTGGAGGGGTGAGAGGCGGATTTTTACATAGTACCAGGCCAATCACTTTGAGTAATGCCGGCGAATACGTGAACAAGCCGAAAGAAATGTTTATCGTCCTGAATACTCCTTTTTGTATTTATAAAACATTAAAACAAACTGATTACGAGAGAGTTAACTTTTTTTCGGATGATAATGAATTGAATAGCATTTATTCACCGATTCATTATCCGGAAGCTAATGGGCAAGCGTTTCAACCCAAAAATGTGGTCATCCTGATCTGGGAGAGTTTTGGAAAAGAAATGGTGGGCGGTTACAACCATCACCTTGAAAATGGACAATACAAAGGCTACACGCCGTTCATTGATTCACTAATGCAGCACAGCAAAGTGAACTGGTATTCTTTTGCAAATGGTGCCAAATCGATCGAAGCGATCCCGTCGGTGCTTACCAGCATACCGGGAATGATCGAGCCGTTTATCCTTACTCGGTACACAGATAACAAGCTGCCAAGTCTGCCGGAATTGTTGCAGGAAAAAGGATATAATACTTCCTTTTTTCATGGAGCTCCCAATGGATCAATGGGTTTTCAGGCATTTACAAACCTGATTGGCGTAAAAAATTACTACGGAAAGACGGAGTATAATAATGATGCGGACTACGATGGCATCTGGGGAATTTGGGATGAGGAGTTTTTGCAATTCTGGGGAAGCAAAATGAATACATTCAAGCAACCATTCATCAGTACATTGTTTACCGTTTCTTCCCACGACCCGTTTCAGATTCCTGAGCGATACAAGGGGGAATTCCCAAAAGGCGCTTTGCCTATTTATGAAACAATGGGTTACACGGACCAGTCGCTGCGGAAGTTTTTTGATAAAGTGAAAACGATGCCGTGGTTTAATAATACCCTTTTCATTATTACAGCCGATCATTCAGCTACCTTTGCGCATTATCCTGAGTATCAGACTGCGGCTGGGAATTTCTCTGTACCAATACTTTTTTATGCACCCGGCGACAGCACAATGAATGGCATTGACCGCACTACATTGGTCCAGCAGATTGACATTCTGCCCTCGGTATTGGGCTATTTACATTATGATAAACCCTATTTTGCTTATGGCAAAAATATATTTGGCAAGGTGCCTTTGAACTTTGCCGTGAACTACGATGGAGGTTATCAATGGTTTAACGGACCCTACATATTGCAATTTGATGGCCGGAAAACCGTAGGTTTGTATAATTATCAGGAAGACAAGCTTTTGAAAAATAATCTGATGGGCCAGATTCCGAAGGTTCAGGAGCCTATGGAGTTGCAGGTCAAGGCCTTTATTCAGCAATATTCAAATAGAATGCTGGATGACCGACTGATTGTCCCGACCCCGGGCACATTGTCGTCCCTGAAAAAATGA